A genomic stretch from Erigeron canadensis isolate Cc75 chromosome 9, C_canadensis_v1, whole genome shotgun sequence includes:
- the LOC122584023 gene encoding uncharacterized protein LOC122584023, with protein sequence MAWESPKDAIPWVGLYIGVASLVCTLAMVGDLYQGFRQRPRKLWFPCRFFIINAASITLIAVAMKLPVDLTVEMSDNDVSAKYVSVFFLVTMLANFLPSLGLMGENELFSTMIAFGILIVTIAVNVWIQLSTKVLLARLAGKVLLMFPLLWPFSVALTVKSYRSILEHRYKDFQRLTTNKVEKNFSTKELTHCVKKYWMLAETGNPQFVIACSPISCAFGVLCFVYDLFTLSFLISWYTDKPSYENEKCDYKWSIEVILVVQSVGTIVATIAPIFRCFTATTYFQLNTRWSLNHLNVFRVEKHWTGRLEHWKEIHVDLHIPNRHCRKVIHVVKNMILNICIALHIAVLVICKSICLIPRCCLICVSCCCYFRKSLFRGFKEEENASPTEAKSELKRYTTYVVQLEEEAKLSEKIPRSALNSINRLLQESEKYEPCNLIKLLEKSKGFIGVVEFVDDEIPTLLNQEETRYCWSLVAVTLTSIAIAIPNIDDGNLKALLASVKEGLEFSRIIEESLNTNGDLVKARKAAKRIWPKIELYRRWLRIDLQKNACKGSTPKEIIQQLGDEAENVVKEGKSYKKGSLDDSLYKFAANSMYRISQTILRHCDAQENWPTNEELFQWISTMTADVLSACFTNLPRVITSKCHHKTMEKRKESIWSAAQLLGRSKQILSILEARQLPNLDLHSRAYLDMWRALPKNEIPNGCTSPVRANTASPCPNESTIVNIA encoded by the coding sequence ATGGCTTGGGAGTCTCCAAAGGATGCCATCCCTTGGGTGGGTTTGTACATTGGTGTAGCCTCTCTAGTTTGCACTCTTGCTATGGTAGGAGACTTATATCAAGGTTTCCGACAACGACCACGGAAACTCTGGTTTCCATGTagatttttcattataaatgCTGCTTCCATCACACTCATAGCGGTAGCAATGAAGCTACCAGTGGATCTTACCGTTGAGATGTCTGATAATGATGTAAGCGCAAAGTATGTTAGCGTTTTTTTCTTGGTCACAATGTTAGCCAACTTTCTCCCTTCTTTAGGGCTAATGGGCGAAAATGAACTTTTCTCAACTATGATAGCTTTTGGTATCCTCATAGTTACCATTGCAGTGAATGTGTGGATCCAGTTGAGTACTAAGGTGCTTCTAGCTAGACTGGCAGGAAAAGTTTTACTTATGTTTCCCCTATTATGGCCTTTTTCAGTAGCCTTGACAGTTAAATCATATAGAAGTATTTTAGAACACCGATATAAGGACTTTCAAAGATTGACTACAAACAAAGTAGAGAAGAATTTCTCTACCAAAGAACTCACACATTGTGTTAAAAAGTATTGGATGTTGGCAGAAACGGGCAATCCTCAATTTGTGATTGCTTGTTCACCAATTTCTTGTGCTTTTGGGGTTTTATGCTTCGTCTATGACCTCTTTactttatcatttttaataAGCTGGTACACGGATAAACCAAGTTATGAGAATGAAAAATGTGATTATAAGTGGTCAATCGAAGTTATCTTAGTTGTTCAGTCAGTGGGGACTATAGTAGCTACTATAGCACCAATTTTTAGATGTTTCACTGCTACCACCTATTTTCAACTCAACACCAGATGGAGCCTGAATCATCTAAATGTGTTCCGAGTCGAGAAACATTGGACTGGAAGGCTCGAACATTGGAAGGAAATTCATGTAGATTTGCATATCCCAAACCGCCATTGCCGAAAAGTAATTCATGTTGTCAAGAACATGATTTTGAACATTTGTATAGCACTTCATATCGCGGTATTGGTAAtatgtaaatccatttgtctcATACCCAGATGTTGTTTAATATGTGTGTCTTGTTGTTGCTATTTTCGGAAGTCATTGTTTAGAGGGTTTAAAGAGGAAGAAAATGCATCTCCTACTGAAGCCAAATCAGAGTTGAAAAGATATACTACTTATGTAGTACAACTTGAAGAGGAGGCAAAACTATCAGAGAAAATACCAAGAAGTGCACTCAACTCAATTAACCGACTTCTTCAAGAGTCTGAAAAATATGAGCCATGTAACCTTATTAAGCTTCTAGAAAAATCTAAAGGATTCATAGGAGTCGTTGAGTTTGTCGACGATGAAATCCCGACTTTATTAAATCAAGAAGAAACCAGATATTGTTGGAGTCTAGTAGCAGTAACCTTAACATCCATTGCGATTGCAATTCCTAACATTGATGATGGTAATCTCAAGGCTTTACTTGCTAGCGTGAAAGAAGGCCTTGAATTTTCAAGAATTATCGAGGAAAGCCTCAACACAAATGGTGACTTGGTAAAGGCAAGAAAAGCAGCTAAGCGTATTTGGCCTAAAATTGAACTATACCGCAGGTGGCTAAGAATCGATCTTCAAAAAAATGCTTGTAAAGGAAGTACGCCAAAGGAGATCATTCAGCAGTTAGGCGATGAAGCAGAGAATGTTGTGAAAGAAGGCAAGAGTTACAAAAAGGGAAGTCTAGATGACTCACTATATAAGTTTGCAGCAAACTCTATGTACAGAATCAGCCAAACAATTTTGCGCCACTGTGATGCACAAGAAAACTGGCCAACAAATGAGGAACTTTTCCAGTGGATATCAACTATGACCGCAGATGTACTATCTGCTTGCTTTACCAACTTACCACGTGTCATAACTTCAAAGTGTCATCACAAGACTATGGAGAAAAGGAAAGAGAGCATTTGGAGTGCAGCTCAACTTCTTGGTAGATCCAAACAGATATTGAGTATTCTTGAGGCGCGCCAACTTCCTAACTTAGATTTGCACTCTCGGGCATACTTGGATATGTGGCGTGCTTTACCAAAGAATGAGATCCCAAATGGTTGTACTTCTCCGGTCAGGGCTAATACAGCTTCTCCATGTCCTAATGAATCGACCATTGTCAATATCGCATAA
- the LOC122583734 gene encoding uncharacterized protein LOC122583734: MLPLEPGEAMPWVGTYIWVASLVCTLAMGADVFHGFRLGKLWFPCRFFTVNAVSITVIAITMKLPLDLNAITNSDILAKNGSICFLVTMVANFLPSLGLMGDKELLINIIAFGILLITILVNVWILAFSWAASGFAGMFILPCLLTFSVALTVPASRRNLELQYKELRRLAPNHDEMNFSYEELVSYVKMYWMMAETGNPQFVIACSQISFTLGVLCFVAAIMWILYPDTYSSYTSNQSESSDYKRSLGTIFLVQLLGVSIGCLAPIFRCFTVISYFKPSKKWSKNHLNVFIVEKQWIERLQQWKGIHVRSHIPGRHCKKVFHMVKNMILNICISLQIVVAVICKSMCLVPRCFLMLFSYCWYLCISLSKRFKWRSRASNDYISDEEVKKFSKYVLLAEKEAKLSERILKNMLISITKIIRVSAKKEPANLLTLLDKSKGFNGVAEFDDDEVPPLYPEETHNCWSLVAVTLTTIAIALPNISNSHVKDLLASMQEGLQIVRYIEESLNENVDLVDASKAAGRLWTEVEVYKKWLQIDIQKKSSKGKPSKKILQCFGDEAVKNMMEFKRSDKESLNHSFHTFITSSSMYRISQTILLRYNKLEDWPNDEEIFEWISQTIADMLCACFTNLPRVIKMKCHHDAIEKRGDNIRIAAQLLGKSKNILKILKERQLPNLDMDSMAYINKWQAIIPKSDIPNYFTSSTRVQLTSWSSNESLVVTVM, encoded by the coding sequence ATGTTGCCGTTGGAACCTGGGGAGGCAATGCCCTGGGTGGGAACATATATTTGGGTAGCTTCTTTGGTTTGCACTCTTGCCATGGGAGCGGATGTTTTCCACGGCTTTAGATTAGGAAAACTATGGTTTCCATGCAGGTTTTTCACAGTCAATGCAGTTTCTATTACAGTGATTGCCATAACAATGAAGCTGCCACTAGATTTAAATGCAATCACAAATTCTGACATCCTTGCAAAGAATGGCAGCATTTGTTTCTTGGTCACCATGGTAGCCAATTTTCTTCCTTCTTTGGGGCTTATGGGTGACAAAGAACTTCTCATTAACATCATAGCCTTTGGTATTCTATTAATTACCATACTTGTTAATGTATGGATCCTAGCTTTTTCATGGGCGGCGAGTGGTTTTGCTGGTATGTTCATATTACCTTGTCTGTTGACATTTTCGGTAGCCTTGACAGTGCCGGCATCTAGACGAAACTTAGAACTACAATACAAAGAGTTGCGCAGATTGGCTCCAAATCATGATGAGATGAATTTTTCTTATGAGGAGCTTGTTAGTTATGTTAAAATGTATTGGATGATGGCAGAAACAGGTAACCCCCAATTTGTGATAGCTTGTTCAcaaatttcttttactttagggGTCTTATGTTTTGTTGCCGCCATCATGTGGATTTTATATCCGGATACATACTCTTCATATACTTCTAACCAATCGGAATCATCAGATTATAAGCGATCACTTGGGACTATTTTTTTGGTGCAACTACTTGGGGTTTCAATAGGTTGTCTGGCACCAATTTTTAGATGTTTTACTGTCATAAGTTATTTCAAGCCTTCTAAGAAATGGAGCAAGAACCATCTAAACGTCTTCATAGTTGAGAAACAATGGATAGAAAGACTTCAGCAGTGGAAGGGCATCCATGTTCGTTCACATATTCCAGGCCGCCATTGCAAAAAGGTTTTCCATATGgttaaaaatatgattttaaatatcTGTATTTCACTTCAGATAGTGGTTGCAGTTATATGTAAATCGATGTGTCTTGTTCCAAGATGTTTCCTGATGTTATTCTCTTACTGTTGGTATCTCTGCATATCATTATCGAAACGTTTTAAATGGAGGTCAAGAGCATCCAATGATTACATATCTGATGAAGAGGTGAAAAAATTTAGTAAGTATGTTCTATTAGCTGAAAAAGAGGCGAAACTTTCAGAGAGGATACTGAAAAATATGCTTATCTCTATAACTAAAATTATCAGAGTATCTGCAAAAAAGGAGCCTGCGAATCTTCTGACGCTTTTAGATAAATCCAAAGGATTCAATGGAGTAGCAgagtttgatgatgatgaagttccaCCTTTATATCCTGAAGAAACCCATAATTGTTGGAGCCTAGTAGCAGTAACATTAACGACAATTGCAATTGCACTCCCTAACATTTCAAATAGCCATGTCAAAGATTTACTTGCTAGTATGCAGGAAGGACTCCAAATCGTAAGATATATTGAAGAAAGCCTCAATGAAAATGTCGACTTGGTAGATGCCAGCAAAGCAGCTGGACGTTTATGGACAGAAGTTGAAGTATACAAGAAGTGGCTACAAATTGATATTCAAAAGAAGTCTAGCAAGGGAAAACCATCAAAGAAGATTCTTCAATGTTTCGGTGATGAAGCCGTAAAAAATATGATGGAGTTTAAGAGGTCCGATAAGGAAAGTCTAAATCATTCATTTCATACTTTTATTACTTCTAGTTCCATGTATAGAATTAGTCAAACCATACTACTCCGATACAATAAGCTAGAAGATTGGCCAAACGATGAAGAAATTTTTGAGTGGATATCACAAACAATTGCAGATATGTTATGTGCTTGCTTTACCAACCTACCACGTGTCATAAAAATGAAGTGTCATCATGATGCAATAGAGAAAAGGGGGGACAACATTCGGATTGCTGCTCAGCTTCTTggtaaatccaaaaatattCTTAAGATCCTTAAAGAACGCCAACTTCCAAACTTAGATATGGACTCTATGGCCTATATCAATAAGTGGCAAGCTATAATACCAAAGAGTGACATACCTAACTATTTTACTTCTTCAACTAGAGTTCAACTTACTTCTTGGAGTTCTAATGAATCACTCGTAGTAACTGTAATGTAA
- the LOC122582572 gene encoding uncharacterized protein LOC122582572 → MDMTEEKRFEPKDAMPWVGIYVAVASLVCTLAMAADVFQGFRKWKLWFPNRFFTLNTASITLIAIAMKLPVDLNVDLESPYGDFFAKLTSIFFLITMLANFLPSLGLMGDRELLLNMVAWGILIVTITANIWIQIIGRLFAMSVSLLVMIPLLWVFSVALTVPASRRILEQRYKELQRSEFNQQEINFSYKDLMNNVKKYWMMAETGNPQFVIACSQVSSVFGVICLLLALFASLSLIFVKELFSDNLIPIEASDYKWSLKVIISVDLVGIVVGSIAPIFRCLTSFSYFSLSIKWSMNHLNVFKVEKHWTHMLQEWKHSHVSSHIPGRGCKKVFLVLRNMLLNFCIALQLTVVVVCKTICLITTILLITLSCCWYICKSVWKMFKKEPNVSGMDGRSEIEEYRKYVIQIEDDAKLSERKSTGFNGVVEFDSEQVPSSEKIQNSWSLVTLTLTAIVIALPNIAKDHVKGLLEGMKEGLQIVRLVEESLNSSDELVRRASGRVGTEVDLYKRWLGFNLRKKAREGKTSKEILQWLRDEAGEIVEDFKDLKNVSLHPSFHKFIAAKSMCRITQTLLHRYNNQLYWPTDNEVFEQVSTIIADILYACFTNLPRVITMKCHHDAIEKRQDSIRTAAQVLGKSKEILEILESRQLPNLDMDSMAYLDKWHALPKSQMPKGCASASSNESHSVTIM, encoded by the exons ATGGATATGACGGAGGAGAAGAGATTCGAACCCAAGGACGCCATGCCATGGGTGGGCATATACGTTGCAGTAGCATCTTTGGTTTGCACTCTTGCGATGGCAGCCGATGTCTTCCAAGGCTTTCGAAAATGGAAATTGTGGTTTCCAAATAGGTTTTTCACTCTGAATACAGCTTCAATCACGCTTATCGCAATAGCAATGAAGCTGCCAGTTGATCTAAATGTTGATCTCGAGTCTCCTTACGGAGATTTCTTTGCCAAGCTTACCAGCATCTTTTTCTTGATCACAATGTTAGCGAATTTTCTACCCTCTTTAGGGCTTATGGGTGACAGAGAACTTCTACTTAATATGGTAGCATGGGGTATCCTTATAGTCACCATTACAGCAAATATATGGATCCAAATAATTGGACGTCTATTTGCTATGAGTGTATCACTTCTTGTGATGATTCCTCTTTTATGGGTGTTTTCGGTAGCATTGACGGTTCCAGCTTCTAGAAGAATTCTAGAACAAAGGTACAAGGAGTTGCAGAGATCGGAATTCAATCAACAAGAGATAAATTTCTCCTACAAGGATCTTATGAacaatgttaaaaagtattggaTGATGGCAGAAACAGGTAACCCACAATTTGTGATTGCATGTTCACAAGTGTCTTCTGTTTTTGGGGTTATTTGCTTACTCCTTGCACTCTTTGCTTCCCTTTCACTTATTTTTGTGAAGGAGCTATTTTCTGATAATTTGATACCTATTGAAGCATCAGATTATAAGTGGTCATTAAAAGTAATTATTAGCGTTGATTTAGTTGGGATTGTCGTTGGTAGCATAGCGCCAATTTTTAGATGTTTGACGAGCTTCAGTTATTTCAGCCTCTCCATAAAATGGAGCATGAACCATTTAAACGTGTTCAAAGTCGAGAAACATTGGACCCATATGCTTCAGGAGTGGAAACACAGCCATGTTAGTTCACATATCCCAGGACGTGGATGCAAAAAAGTTTTCCTTGTTTTGAGAAACATGCTTCTAAACTTTTGCATAGCACTTCAATTAACAGTTGTGGTTGTGTGCAAAACAATATGTCTAATTACAACAATTTTATTGATCACGTTATCATGTTGTTGGTATATCTGCAAGTCTGTGTGGAAAATGTTCAAAAAGGAACCAAATGTATCCGGCATGGATGGGAGATCAGAGATCGAAGAATATCGGAAGTATGTTATACAAATTGAAGACGATGCAAAACTTTCAGAAAGA AAATCTACAGGTTTCAATGGAGTAGTAGAGTTTGACAGTGAGCAAGTACCATCTTCAGAAAAAATCCAGAATTCCTGGAGCCTAGTAACACTGACACTGACAGCCATCGTTATAGCACTTCCTAACATAGCCAAGGACCATGTCAAGGGGTTACTTGAAGGCATGAAAGAAGGTCTCCAAATTGTAAGACTTGTCGAAGAAAGCCTCAATTCAAGTGATGAATTGGTGAGAAGAGCATCTGGACGTGTGGGCACAGAAGTTGACTTATACAAAAGGTGGCTAGGATTCAATCTTCGGAAGAAGGCACGTGAAGGAAAAACATCAAAAGAAATTCTTCAATGGTTGCGTGATGAAGCAGGGGAAATTGTGGAAGATTTTAAAGACCTCAAAAATGTCAGTCTACATCCCTCATTTCATAAGTTCATTGCTGCGAAATCCATGTGCAGAATCACCCAAACTTTACTGCATCGGTACAACAACCAATTATATTGGCCAACAGATAACGAAGTTTTTGAGCAGGTATCAACAATAATTGCAGATATCTTGTATGCTTGCTTTACCAACTTACCACGTGTCATAACCATGAAGTGTCATCACGATGCAATAGAGAAAAGGCAAGACAGTATCCGCACGGCAGCTCAAGTTCTTGGTAAATCGAAAGAGATCTTAGAGATCCTGGAATCGCGCCAACTTCCTAACCTAGATATGGATTCTATGGCGTACCTAGATAAGTGGCATGCACTGCCTAAAAGTCAAATGCCAAAGGGTTGTGCTTCTGCAAGTTCTAATGAATCACACAGTGTAACTATCATGTAA